CGGCTATCTGCAGCCCCAGGCCGGTTCGGGCTTCTATGTCAGCCGGCTGCTGACGCGGCTGGAGCCGCGCGGCACCGGTGCGCCGGGCCGCACCACCTCCCATTTCGACCATCTGTGGCTGAGCCGCCAGCAGCTCGGCAGCGAGGCCGGCCTGCTGAACCTCGGCGGCGGCAGCCTGCCGCGCGACTGGGACGACCAGTCGCTGATGCGGCGGGCGCTGCGCCAGGTGGCCAGCCATGCGCGCGCCGCGCTGGGCGACTATGGCGACCCCTTCGGCTACCTGCCGCTGCGCGAGATGGTGCAGCTGCGGCTCTCGGCGATGGGCCTGCGCGTGCCGCCGCCGCAGATCGTGCTGACCCATGGCGCCACCCATGCGCTGGAGCTGGTGATACGCCGGCTGCTGCGCCCCGGCGATCAGGTGCTGGTCGAGGACCCGGGCTACTGCAGCCTGTTCGGCAATCTGCAGCTGCAGGGCATCACGATGCTGGGCGTGCCGCGCCTGGCCGACGGGCCGGATCTGCAGGCGCTGGACCGGCTGGCCGCCGAGCATCGCCCCAAGCTCTTCTTCGTGCAGAGCCTGATGCACAACCCGACCGGCTCCAGCCTGCTGCCGGCCAGCGCCCACCGCCTGCTGCAGTTGGCCGCCCAGCATGGGTTCCGGCTGGTGGAGATGGACTTCTATGCCGACCTGGCCAGCCCGCTGCAGACCCGGCTGGCGACGCTGGACCATCTGGAGCGGGTGATCTACATCGGCGCGCTGTCCAAGACCATGCTGGGCCCGGTGCGCCTGGGCTATCTGGCCTGCGATGCGGCGCTGGCCACCGAGCTGGCCAATGTCAAGCTGCTGTCCAGCGTCACCAGCGCCCAGCTCAACGAACGCCTGGCCTACCAGGTGCTGACCGACAAGGCCTGCCGCCGGCATCTGGACCTGATCACCGAGCGCCTGCAGGACTGCACCGCGGCCGCGATCCGCCAGCTAGAGGCGCATGGCTTCGTGCTGCACAGCGAGCCGCGCTGCGGCAAGTACCTGTGGGCGCGCCACCCGGCCCATGCCTCGGCCGAGACCCTGGCGGAGCGGGCGCGCGCGGCCGGCCTGCTGCTGGCGCCGGGCCGGGTGTTCCGGCCCGAGCGCGGCGACACGCCCTGGTTCCGCCTCAACGTGGCCCAGACCGAGCAGCCGGCCTGGCAGGACTGGCTGGCCCACGGCCCCTGAACCCGGCCGGGCCTTGCGCCCGGTCAAGCCACGGCGCCCCAGGGAAAGACCCGAGATCCAAGGCCCCTCGTCGGTACGGCGGCGCCCTGTATGCTTGCCCGCATGATGAAAATCCTGACGCGTTGGCTCTTGTTGGCGGGCGCCCTGCTGCTGGTGGCGGCGCTCTATCCGGGCGTGGTGGTGAAGAGCTATGGCGCGGCGCTGATCGCGGCGCTGATCCTCGGCCTGCTGAACACCCTGCTGCGACCGGTGCTGGTGCTGCTGACCCTGCCGGTCACGGTGCTGAGCCTGGGCCTGTTCCTGTTCGTGATCAATGCGCTGATGTTCTGGGCCGCGGCCTCGATCCTGGACGGGCTGACCGTCACCGGCTTTGGCGCGGCGCTGATCGGCTCGCTGATCTACAGCCTGTGCGGCATGCTGATCGACGTGGTCATCGAGCGTCTGTTCCCGAACGCGGACTGACCGACAGGCGCGGCGTCAGCGGCTGGCCCTGCAGCTGCGGCAGTTCGGCCCCCGGCGGCGCGCCGCGCGGATAGAGCTCGGCCAGCAGCTGGCGGCGCTCGTAGACCAGGCTGCGCAGGCGCGCGTCGATCACCGCCGCCTCGATCTGGTCGGCATCGCGACCGCGCGACTGGTTCAGGCCGGAGCGCAGCCGGTCGATCGCGCCGTTCAGGTCGCCGACCGCGGCACGCGTCTCGCCCAGCGCCCGCACCGCACGCAGCGGCTGGCCCAGCTTTTGCCACAGCTGCGCCAACAGGCCCCAGGCCGTCGCATCGCTGGGCACCAGGCTGACACGGGTCTGCAAGGTCTCGGCCATCTGGCGCGCCACCTCGGGCTGCGCGTCGTACAGGGCCAGCTGGGCGCGCAACAGCTGCAGCGGACGTGAGCGGTCCTGCTCCAGCGGCGCCAGCGCCGCGAAGCCGGCGCCGGATTGCTCCTGCGCCAGCGCCAGCTCGGCTCGCAGCAGCACCAGGGCACGGCGCGCGCGCGCGTCGTTGCCGATCAGTTCCAGCAGCTGTTCGGCGCTGCGCAGCGCGGTCTCGGCGCGCGGCCAGTTGCGCAGCTTGATCGAGGCCAGCGCGCTGGCGTAGCGCGCGCCGATCTGCTCGTAGGCATTGCCGCGCGTGCCGGCGTCCTGCGCCTGCTGCTGGGCCAGGATCTCGGCGCGCTGGTCCATCAACACGCGGGCGCGCGCCGCCATCAGCGCATGCTCGGCCAGGCCGCTGGGCCGCACCAGGGCCGCGGTGCCCAGGCGCGAGCGCGCCTCGCCGATGCGCTCGCTGGTCAGCGGGTGCGAGCGCAGATACGGGTAGGCGCCGGAGTCC
This genomic stretch from Roseateles sp. DAIF2 harbors:
- a CDS encoding PLP-dependent aminotransferase family protein, with the translated sequence MLTLQLDPHSALSLVEQIRQGLAALIEQRLLRPGAKLPSVRALAQQLAVSKFTVTEAYERLAALGYLQPQAGSGFYVSRLLTRLEPRGTGAPGRTTSHFDHLWLSRQQLGSEAGLLNLGGGSLPRDWDDQSLMRRALRQVASHARAALGDYGDPFGYLPLREMVQLRLSAMGLRVPPPQIVLTHGATHALELVIRRLLRPGDQVLVEDPGYCSLFGNLQLQGITMLGVPRLADGPDLQALDRLAAEHRPKLFFVQSLMHNPTGSSLLPASAHRLLQLAAQHGFRLVEMDFYADLASPLQTRLATLDHLERVIYIGALSKTMLGPVRLGYLACDAALATELANVKLLSSVTSAQLNERLAYQVLTDKACRRHLDLITERLQDCTAAAIRQLEAHGFVLHSEPRCGKYLWARHPAHASAETLAERARAAGLLLAPGRVFRPERGDTPWFRLNVAQTEQPAWQDWLAHGP
- a CDS encoding phage holin family protein, encoding MKILTRWLLLAGALLLVAALYPGVVVKSYGAALIAALILGLLNTLLRPVLVLLTLPVTVLSLGLFLFVINALMFWAAASILDGLTVTGFGAALIGSLIYSLCGMLIDVVIERLFPNAD
- a CDS encoding M48 family metalloprotease, producing MTSLMNRPRRLAVALAAALSLVTPLHAQVNLPALGDAVSQDLDVNDERRFGDQIMRQIRIDPDYLDDPLLLEYVQALWAPLVASGKALGQIGDDTDGRFAWETFLVRDRSVNAFALPGGFVGVHLGLIAMTGAPDELASVLAHELSHVTQRHIARRLAGDSRNSLLATAGLIAGLLAASRAGNGNAVQAVIVGSQAAAAAASLSFSRDMEREADRVGFNVMTHAGYAPSGMVSMFERMEQAYHLMDSGAYPYLRSHPLTSERIGEARSRLGTAALVRPSGLAEHALMAARARVLMDQRAEILAQQQAQDAGTRGNAYEQIGARYASALASIKLRNWPRAETALRSAEQLLELIGNDARARRALVLLRAELALAQEQSGAGFAALAPLEQDRSRPLQLLRAQLALYDAQPEVARQMAETLQTRVSLVPSDATAWGLLAQLWQKLGQPLRAVRALGETRAAVGDLNGAIDRLRSGLNQSRGRDADQIEAAVIDARLRSLVYERRQLLAELYPRGAPPGAELPQLQGQPLTPRLSVSPRSGTDAR